In a genomic window of Tripterygium wilfordii isolate XIE 37 chromosome 8, ASM1340144v1, whole genome shotgun sequence:
- the LOC120004414 gene encoding NAD-dependent malic enzyme 1, mitochondrial-like isoform X2 yields the protein MSSEQQIERFMVDLKRLENHARDGPSDPNALATWRILNRLHDRNETMYYKVRIANIEEYAPVMYTPTVGLVCLNYGGLFKRPRGMYFCAEDCGEMMSMVYNWPAEQVDKIVVTDGSRILGLEDLGVQGMGIGVGKLDLYVAAAGINPQRIWRFVVTAVTFVFWIL from the exons ATGTCTTCAGAACAACAAATTGAACGCTTCA TGGTTGACCTGAAGAGGCTTGAAAATCATGCAAGAGATGGGCCATCTGATCCAAATGCATTGGCTACGTGGCGAATACTTAATCGGTTGCATGATCGGAATGAGACAATGTACTATAAG GTTCGTATTGCTAACATTGAGGAATATGCACCCGTCATGTATACTCCAACTGTTGGTCTTGTCTGCCTGAACTACGGAGGGTTGTTTAAAAGGCCTAGGGGTATGTATTTCTGTGCTGAAGATTGTGGAGAGATGATGTCTATGGTTTATAACTGGCCGGCTGAGCAG GTTGATAAGATTGTCGTGACGGATGGGAGCAGAATATTGGGTCTTGAAGATCTTGGAGTTCAGGGAATGGGAATTGGAGTTGGAAAGCTAGATTTATATGTTGCTGCTGCTGGAATAAATCCTCAAAGG
- the LOC120004414 gene encoding NAD-dependent malic enzyme 1, mitochondrial-like isoform X3, which translates to MSSEQQIERFMVDLKRLENHARDGPSDPNALATWRILNRLHDRNETMYYKVRIANIEEYAPVMYTPTVGLVCLNYGGLFKRPRGMYFCAEDCGEMMSMVYNWPAEQVDKIVVTDGSRILGLEDLGVQGMGIGVGKLDLYVAAAGINPQRGHRSAGFAFRYDDLVH; encoded by the exons ATGTCTTCAGAACAACAAATTGAACGCTTCA TGGTTGACCTGAAGAGGCTTGAAAATCATGCAAGAGATGGGCCATCTGATCCAAATGCATTGGCTACGTGGCGAATACTTAATCGGTTGCATGATCGGAATGAGACAATGTACTATAAG GTTCGTATTGCTAACATTGAGGAATATGCACCCGTCATGTATACTCCAACTGTTGGTCTTGTCTGCCTGAACTACGGAGGGTTGTTTAAAAGGCCTAGGGGTATGTATTTCTGTGCTGAAGATTGTGGAGAGATGATGTCTATGGTTTATAACTGGCCGGCTGAGCAG GTTGATAAGATTGTCGTGACGGATGGGAGCAGAATATTGGGTCTTGAAGATCTTGGAGTTCAGGGAATGGGAATTGGAGTTGGAAAGCTAGATTTATATGTTGCTGCTGCTGGAATAAATCCTCAAAGG
- the LOC120004414 gene encoding NAD-dependent malic enzyme 1, mitochondrial-like isoform X1, with protein MSSEQQIERFMVDLKRLENHARDGPSDPNALATWRILNRLHDRNETMYYKVRIANIEEYAPVMYTPTVGLVCLNYGGLFKRPRGMYFCAEDCGEMMSMVYNWPAEQVDKIVVTDGSRILGLEDLGVQGMGIGVGKLDLYVAAAGINPQRVYLCFGCTFFFLNLFIRMHASGKISVFLY; from the exons ATGTCTTCAGAACAACAAATTGAACGCTTCA TGGTTGACCTGAAGAGGCTTGAAAATCATGCAAGAGATGGGCCATCTGATCCAAATGCATTGGCTACGTGGCGAATACTTAATCGGTTGCATGATCGGAATGAGACAATGTACTATAAG GTTCGTATTGCTAACATTGAGGAATATGCACCCGTCATGTATACTCCAACTGTTGGTCTTGTCTGCCTGAACTACGGAGGGTTGTTTAAAAGGCCTAGGGGTATGTATTTCTGTGCTGAAGATTGTGGAGAGATGATGTCTATGGTTTATAACTGGCCGGCTGAGCAG GTTGATAAGATTGTCGTGACGGATGGGAGCAGAATATTGGGTCTTGAAGATCTTGGAGTTCAGGGAATGGGAATTGGAGTTGGAAAGCTAGATTTATATGTTGCTGCTGCTGGAATAAATCCTCAAAGGGTATACCTTTGTTTTggttgcacttttttttttttaaatctatttATTCGCATGCATGCTTCTGGAAAGATCAGTGTCTTTCTTTATTGA